The genomic region CAGGTCACAAACGCATGCTTCGCCGTCGGCGTGCGCGGCCACCATCGACAGGAGGCGGAGTCGTGCCGGGTCGGCGAGCGCTTTCAAGGACTTGGCTAGGGATTCCGCATGTGCGCTGTCGATCGGCTCGCGCGTGAGCGGGGCACAACACGCTTGCAGGTCGCGGATCGGGAGCGGCTCGGCGATGGACATGCTCCCAGTCTCGCACAAGATTGACAGTCATCGATGTTCGGTCGCAGACTGTATGAATCGACAGATGTCGATGAAAGGAGGAAACCATGATGAACGGTTGTTGTGACCCCGAAGAGGGCTGCTGCGAGCCCGGCTGCTGCTGACCCTCTGCCGGTCGCCGAGGCATGCCCAGGCGGCCGGCCCCCATTCGAGACTGAGGACGCCATGCCTGAGACACCCACGATCCTGTTCGTCTGCGTGCACAACGCGGGTCGCTCCCAGATGGCCGCGGGCTATGCTCGCGCGCTCTCCGGCGGCCTTGTTCAGGTCCTCTCCGGAGGTTCCGAACCCGGCGACACCATCAACCCGGTCGCCGTGCAGGTCATGGCGGAAGACGGTATCGATATCACCGGCACCATCCCGCAGCTGCTGACCACTGACCAGGTACGTGACGCCGACATCGTGATCACGATGGGCTGCGGCGACGCCTGCCCGATCTTCCCCGGCAAACGTTACGACGACTGGGAACTCACCGATCCCGCAG from Humibacter ginsenosidimutans harbors:
- a CDS encoding ArsR/SmtB family transcription factor, producing the protein MSIAEPLPIRDLQACCAPLTREPIDSAHAESLAKSLKALADPARLRLLSMVAAHADGEACVCDLTDPLGLVQSTVSHHVKVLVDAGYLTVSKRGTWHYYRLVPGALDAVSSLLTTV
- a CDS encoding arsenate reductase ArsC; translated protein: MPETPTILFVCVHNAGRSQMAAGYARALSGGLVQVLSGGSEPGDTINPVAVQVMAEDGIDITGTIPQLLTTDQVRDADIVITMGCGDACPIFPGKRYDDWELTDPAGKPADQVRLIRDEIKERVSTLVKELLGSRSS